The following proteins are co-located in the Lacticaseibacillus paracasei subsp. paracasei genome:
- the lysA gene encoding diaminopimelate decarboxylase, whose amino-acid sequence MDFATNHEGQLTIGGVAASQLARTFQTPLYVYDVGAIRQQIRAFKRVFEEADVSYAVSYASKAFATIAMYEVAKSEGAHVDVVSGGELYTAQAADFPTAAVSFHGNNKSKAELTQALDAGVGTIIVDNFHELDLLDDLLGATVGQQDVLIRVAPGISAHTHAYDQTGQTDSKFGFDLASGQADEAAKRILADDHLNLLGIHAHIGSQIFEVAGFEAVTQKLLHVLNNWHQQFGFIPKVLNVGGGFGIAYTKQDDPLPPEAFVKAILATLKSQSQTLNWPLPAIWIEPGRSIVGPAGYSLYTVGSRKDVPGLRPYVAVDGGMGDNIRPALYQATYTAVLADQPNAAPAEHVHLVGKYCESGDILIDDAPLPTTTSGDVVVVFDTGAYGYSMASNYNRNPRPAVVFVENGQAQLVVTRETDADLIKNDLHYAAPTEQPAPAQTDATAATK is encoded by the coding sequence ATGGATTTTGCCACAAATCATGAAGGCCAGTTAACCATCGGCGGGGTCGCTGCCAGCCAGTTGGCCCGAACATTTCAAACCCCACTTTATGTGTACGATGTTGGCGCCATTCGCCAGCAAATTCGCGCATTTAAACGTGTTTTTGAAGAAGCAGATGTGTCATATGCCGTCAGTTATGCCTCCAAAGCCTTTGCGACCATTGCGATGTACGAAGTCGCCAAGTCAGAAGGCGCGCACGTTGACGTGGTGTCCGGCGGTGAACTTTACACCGCTCAGGCAGCCGACTTTCCAACGGCGGCGGTCAGTTTTCATGGCAACAACAAAAGCAAAGCTGAACTGACACAAGCATTGGATGCCGGGGTTGGCACCATCATTGTGGACAATTTTCACGAACTGGATCTCCTTGATGACCTTTTAGGTGCCACCGTTGGTCAACAGGACGTTTTAATCCGTGTCGCCCCTGGTATCAGCGCGCACACACATGCCTATGACCAGACAGGCCAAACCGACAGTAAATTCGGTTTCGATCTCGCTAGTGGTCAAGCAGATGAAGCCGCCAAGCGCATTTTAGCCGACGATCATCTCAACCTGCTTGGCATCCACGCCCACATTGGCTCCCAGATCTTTGAAGTGGCAGGCTTCGAAGCCGTTACCCAAAAGCTGCTGCATGTCCTTAATAACTGGCATCAGCAATTCGGCTTCATCCCCAAAGTCCTGAACGTTGGCGGCGGCTTCGGCATTGCTTATACCAAGCAAGACGATCCGCTGCCACCAGAAGCCTTTGTTAAGGCAATTCTGGCAACCTTGAAATCACAAAGTCAAACGCTTAACTGGCCGTTACCAGCCATCTGGATTGAACCCGGCCGTTCGATTGTCGGGCCGGCCGGCTACAGTCTCTATACCGTTGGCAGCCGTAAAGATGTCCCGGGATTGCGGCCATACGTTGCCGTTGACGGCGGCATGGGCGACAATATTCGTCCCGCCTTGTATCAAGCAACCTACACGGCCGTTTTAGCCGACCAGCCAAATGCTGCGCCAGCTGAACATGTCCACTTGGTCGGCAAGTATTGCGAATCCGGCGATATTTTGATCGATGATGCACCGCTGCCCACCACCACATCAGGCGATGTCGTTGTTGTTTTTGACACTGGCGCATACGGCTACTCAATGGCATCCAACTACAATCGCAATCCGCGACCCGCCGTTGTTTTCGTGGAAAATGGCCAAGCCCAGTTGGTCGTGACCCGCGAAACCGATGCTGATCTCATTAAAAATGACTTACATTACGCCGCACCAACTGAGCAGCCTGCTCCAGCTCAAACCGACGCCACTGCCGCAACCAAATAG
- the dapD gene encoding 2,3,4,5-tetrahydropyridine-2,6-dicarboxylate N-acetyltransferase: MAQLDTQKIISTIANSKKTTPVKVYLKGKLSELHFPKSVHAFIGKHTGTVIGDWAEIKPILKKAKLDDYYVETAGRNTGVPLLDIKAANARIEPGAIIRDQVLIGDNAVIMMGAIINIGAEIGAGTMIDMGAVLGGRAIVGKHCHIGAGTVLAGVVEPPSAKPVTIGDHVMIGANAVVLEGTTVGEGAVIAAGAVVINDVPAHTVVAGVPAKVIKQVNDQTEAKTVLLDELRKL; encoded by the coding sequence ATGGCACAGTTAGATACTCAAAAAATTATTTCCACCATCGCTAATAGCAAAAAAACCACCCCAGTTAAGGTTTATCTCAAGGGCAAACTAAGCGAGCTGCATTTCCCCAAAAGCGTTCATGCTTTCATCGGTAAACATACCGGCACCGTGATTGGCGACTGGGCAGAAATTAAACCCATTTTGAAAAAAGCCAAGTTAGATGACTATTATGTTGAAACCGCCGGCCGCAACACCGGGGTTCCATTGCTGGATATCAAGGCGGCTAATGCGCGCATTGAACCTGGCGCCATTATTCGTGATCAGGTGCTTATTGGCGACAATGCGGTGATCATGATGGGCGCGATTATCAACATTGGTGCAGAAATCGGTGCTGGCACCATGATTGACATGGGAGCGGTCCTTGGTGGCCGGGCAATCGTCGGCAAGCACTGCCATATCGGCGCTGGCACCGTGCTCGCCGGGGTTGTGGAGCCACCTTCAGCTAAGCCCGTCACGATTGGTGATCACGTCATGATCGGCGCCAATGCCGTTGTCCTCGAAGGCACCACAGTCGGTGAAGGCGCGGTTATTGCTGCTGGCGCGGTTGTCATTAACGATGTTCCCGCGCACACCGTAGTCGCTGGTGTTCCTGCGAAAGTCATCAAACAAGTGAATGACCAAACCGAAGCCAAAACCGTCCTACTCGACGAACTCAGAAAGCTGTGA
- the dapF gene encoding diaminopimelate epimerase, which yields MVTLQKVHGSENSFFLFDETQLTQPLTNTQLATVTQQLTNAETGLLGGADGVLAVTAAPGTAGKMTVVNTDGSFAKLCGNGLRTVARYLSEKTGQATFKVHTDFADLAVARQPQLAEGVPAYSVEISPVSFAPQDLPFANLGVDRIVDTVLPAIHPSLKFTAIAVPNPHLIAFVSPEELAGPDLERIGKMLNAKNPYFPEGVNVTFAEILDKDTLFARTYERGVGFTNACGTGMSATTLAFILTHPEEAAFDRVNTVYNPGGMVKTIVHHDGERYWIELIGNATVTATITLPDTALLAGDWQQAKIKATGEQAEYERFIDALPHRKLANTLTEGV from the coding sequence ATGGTGACTTTGCAAAAGGTTCATGGTTCCGAAAATAGTTTCTTTCTTTTCGATGAAACGCAGTTAACTCAGCCGTTGACAAACACCCAATTAGCAACCGTGACCCAACAGCTAACGAACGCTGAAACAGGGTTGCTTGGCGGTGCGGACGGGGTCTTGGCCGTCACGGCGGCGCCGGGAACGGCTGGCAAAATGACGGTGGTCAACACTGATGGTAGTTTTGCTAAATTGTGTGGTAACGGTCTGCGCACGGTTGCCCGTTATCTGAGTGAAAAAACTGGGCAAGCGACATTCAAGGTGCACACGGATTTTGCTGATCTTGCCGTTGCTCGTCAGCCGCAACTGGCAGAAGGCGTACCGGCCTACTCAGTGGAAATTTCGCCGGTTAGTTTTGCGCCTCAGGACTTGCCGTTTGCCAATCTTGGCGTTGACCGAATTGTGGATACTGTTTTGCCAGCGATTCATCCGAGCTTGAAATTCACCGCCATTGCTGTGCCCAACCCGCACCTAATTGCTTTCGTCTCACCTGAGGAATTAGCCGGTCCCGATCTTGAGCGGATTGGCAAGATGCTGAATGCAAAAAATCCGTATTTTCCGGAAGGGGTCAACGTGACTTTTGCCGAAATCTTAGATAAGGATACCTTATTTGCCCGGACGTATGAGCGAGGAGTCGGGTTCACCAATGCATGTGGCACAGGCATGTCAGCAACGACCTTGGCTTTTATTTTGACGCATCCAGAGGAAGCTGCTTTTGATCGGGTCAATACCGTGTATAATCCAGGAGGAATGGTCAAAACAATTGTCCATCATGACGGCGAGCGTTACTGGATTGAATTGATCGGGAATGCAACGGTCACGGCGACGATTACCTTGCCAGACACGGCGTTACTCGCAGGCGACTGGCAACAAGCCAAGATTAAAGCGACTGGCGAACAGGCTGAGTATGAACGCTTTATTGACGCACTGCCGCATCGGAAGTTAGCAAACACATTGACAGAAGGAGTTTAG
- a CDS encoding N-acetyldiaminopimelate deacetylase, producing the protein MKEADLITLRRQLHQIPELALQEKETHALLLKTIQGLPQTYLTIRTLPDLPTALLVKVQGRDPQRTIGYRTDIDALPVTEKTGLPFASKHSGIAHACGHDIHMTVALGILSYFAEHQPKDNLIFFFQPAEESKNGGKLAYDMGAFTGDWHIDEFYGLHDRPDLPAGTISTRLGTLFAGTTEINVDLIGKSGHAALPQNANDMIVAAASFISQIQTVVARNVGPTDSAVITFGLMRAGTIRNVIAGRAHLEGTLRGFTQQQIDFLQQRIRDIGQGIAASFNCQVKVALNQGGYYPVENNDKLTKDFIQVMKDDPDVTFVDTKPVMTGEDFGYLLNKIPGTMFWLGVNDPDSQLHAADFSPDEAALVPGVTAVVHFLEHRMLEKV; encoded by the coding sequence ATGAAGGAAGCTGACCTCATCACCCTTCGCCGCCAACTCCATCAAATCCCCGAACTAGCCTTGCAGGAAAAAGAAACGCACGCCTTATTGCTAAAAACCATTCAAGGGCTGCCCCAAACATATCTCACCATCCGCACCTTGCCAGACCTGCCAACCGCTTTACTCGTCAAGGTCCAAGGGCGCGATCCGCAGCGTACGATTGGCTATCGGACCGATATCGATGCGTTACCGGTTACCGAAAAAACCGGGTTGCCATTTGCCTCTAAGCATTCCGGCATCGCGCACGCTTGCGGACATGATATCCACATGACTGTCGCCCTCGGCATCCTCAGTTATTTTGCTGAACATCAACCAAAAGATAACCTCATCTTTTTCTTCCAACCAGCCGAGGAAAGTAAAAATGGCGGCAAGCTCGCCTACGATATGGGCGCATTCACCGGCGATTGGCACATTGATGAGTTTTATGGCCTGCATGATCGCCCAGATCTACCGGCTGGGACGATCAGCACACGCCTCGGCACCCTTTTTGCCGGCACAACCGAAATCAACGTTGACCTCATCGGCAAAAGCGGTCATGCTGCCTTGCCGCAAAATGCCAATGACATGATCGTCGCGGCGGCAAGCTTCATCAGTCAGATTCAAACGGTCGTTGCCCGTAATGTCGGACCAACCGACAGCGCCGTGATTACTTTTGGCTTGATGCGCGCAGGTACGATCCGCAATGTCATTGCTGGCAGGGCGCATCTCGAAGGCACTTTACGCGGTTTCACCCAGCAGCAGATTGACTTTCTGCAACAACGAATCCGTGACATCGGTCAAGGCATTGCCGCCAGTTTTAACTGCCAAGTCAAAGTTGCCTTGAACCAAGGCGGCTACTATCCCGTTGAAAATAATGACAAACTCACCAAAGACTTTATTCAAGTGATGAAAGATGATCCTGACGTGACATTTGTTGATACAAAGCCTGTCATGACAGGTGAGGATTTTGGCTACCTATTAAATAAGATTCCTGGCACCATGTTCTGGCTAGGCGTCAATGACCCTGACTCACAACTACATGCAGCCGACTTTTCACCTGACGAAGCCGCACTCGTGCCCGGTGTCACCGCCGTTGTGCACTTTCTTGAACATCGAATGCTTGAAAAAGTGTAA
- a CDS encoding aspartate kinase, with protein sequence MRVVKFGGSSLANGSQFAKVVAIMKANPARQVIVTSAPGKRHPGDTKVTDLLIQYAQAVMRHEAVAAIVAEIVARYQAIADDFELEASIMATIEEELDQLPKLTFKNNDYLMAGFKARGEKLNAFLMTAVLNHEGIEATYGEPKSLGIVVTDHPNDAEVSRETYRNLATFRRPIGVLVVPGFYGYTSDDDIATFSRGGSDITGAILANGFHADLYENFTDVDGVAAADPRVVANPQMIREMTYREMRELSYGGFGVFHDEAILPAIAGQVPINLKNTNHPAAPGTMIVPEQHFVPKHAITGIVSSQHFGAIYLHRYLLNKEVGFTLKILQVLAHNGISYEHMPSGIDDLTIILDDRQLTEAKRKTICAEIQAAVHPDVLKWIDDYAIIMVVGEGMAQRIGLIQTILQPLATAGVHVSMINEGASQISLMLGTSRESANRAVKTIYNAFFIPINQRLEVH encoded by the coding sequence GTGCGTGTCGTAAAATTTGGCGGTTCATCGCTAGCAAATGGTTCACAATTCGCCAAGGTCGTGGCGATCATGAAGGCTAACCCAGCTCGGCAGGTGATCGTGACGAGTGCGCCAGGTAAACGGCACCCGGGAGACACCAAGGTGACCGATTTATTGATTCAGTATGCACAGGCAGTGATGCGGCATGAAGCTGTGGCTGCCATTGTTGCAGAAATCGTTGCTCGATATCAGGCAATCGCCGATGATTTTGAGCTCGAAGCATCGATCATGGCCACGATTGAAGAAGAGCTAGACCAGTTACCAAAGTTGACTTTCAAGAACAATGATTATTTAATGGCAGGCTTTAAGGCGCGCGGTGAAAAGTTGAACGCGTTTTTAATGACCGCGGTGTTGAATCATGAGGGGATTGAAGCTACCTATGGCGAACCGAAGTCGTTAGGAATTGTGGTCACAGATCATCCCAATGATGCCGAAGTTTCACGTGAAACCTATCGCAACCTCGCTACATTTCGACGACCAATCGGGGTTTTGGTTGTACCGGGATTTTATGGCTATACCAGCGATGACGATATTGCCACCTTTTCTCGTGGTGGCTCCGATATCACGGGAGCGATTTTGGCTAACGGTTTTCATGCCGATTTATATGAAAACTTTACCGATGTCGATGGCGTAGCGGCTGCTGACCCACGGGTGGTGGCGAATCCGCAAATGATTCGTGAAATGACCTATCGGGAAATGCGAGAGCTGTCTTATGGCGGCTTTGGTGTTTTTCATGATGAAGCAATTCTGCCAGCGATTGCTGGGCAGGTACCGATTAATCTTAAAAATACCAATCATCCTGCTGCTCCAGGGACAATGATCGTCCCAGAACAGCATTTTGTCCCGAAGCATGCCATTACCGGGATTGTAAGTTCCCAACATTTTGGGGCGATCTACCTGCATCGATATCTGTTGAATAAGGAAGTTGGCTTCACTCTGAAGATTCTTCAGGTGTTAGCCCACAACGGCATTAGTTATGAGCACATGCCCAGCGGAATTGATGATCTAACCATTATTTTAGATGATCGCCAGCTAACTGAGGCCAAACGCAAGACAATTTGTGCCGAGATTCAAGCGGCGGTTCATCCAGATGTGCTGAAGTGGATTGATGACTATGCGATCATCATGGTCGTTGGTGAAGGGATGGCGCAACGAATCGGATTGATTCAAACCATTCTACAACCGCTCGCAACCGCCGGCGTTCATGTCTCAATGATTAATGAGGGGGCCTCTCAGATTTCTCTGATGCTGGGAACCTCACGTGAGTCGGCCAATCGCGCTGTTAAAACGATCTACAATGCTTTTTTTATACCGATTAATCAACGTTTGGAGGTGCACTAA